The following proteins are encoded in a genomic region of Diabrotica virgifera virgifera chromosome 1, PGI_DIABVI_V3a:
- the LOC126893283 gene encoding uncharacterized protein LOC126893283 — translation MKNDNDVEANCQLCFPIIKKISGSLNSSSNFIRHIKRVHPEKLEEYKRYKQSKRNSKLNKRCHTITDPEGPSTASTSASSHKQPRLMQTLLGSGNVRVDQANFEKRVVNFILEKIVRTITDNGSNFVKAFEQYHITNDEEEAINADDIFQVININEEKDTELLENDDMDVDSAEQFTLPKHFRCASHTLNLIATTDYKNLIKENAVLRKRHTAAFQKCNLLWNKANRPKSNEIIQNILGHTLSRPGITRWNSLYDSVKQILKEKVKLNTLFKKLELEPFKGTELLFLEDYCMVMEPLAHTLDFLQGEHANNSFFGFLLPSLLSLINKYEKKSSGPYHIQIWR, via the exons ATGAAGAATGACAATGATGTCGAAGCAAACTGTCAGCTCTGTTTTCCGATCATAAAGAAAATTAGCGGGAGTCTTAATTCATCATCTAACTTCATCAGACATATAAAAAGAGTTCATCCTGAAAAACTAGAAGAGTATAAGCGGTATAAACAATCTAAGAGAAATTCGAAATTAAACAAAAGATGCCACACTATAACTGATCCTGAAGGACCATCGACGGCATCGACTAGTGCCAGTAGCCATAAGCAACCTAGACTAATGCAGACACTTCTAGGCAGCGGAAACGTTAGGGTTGACCAAGCTAATTTTGAAAAACGGGTGGTAAATTTTATTTTAG AAAAAATAGTTAGAACAATTACAGATAATGGAAGCAACTTCGTTAAAGCATTTGAACAATACCACATAACCAATGATGAAGAGGAAGCGATAAATGcagatgatatatttcaggtaataaATATAAATGAAGAGAAAGACACGGAACTTTTGGAGAATGACGATATGGATGTCGATTCAGCTGAACAGTTCACTTTACCGAAACATTTCCGATGTGCCAGCCATACACTAAATTTAATAGCCACAACggattacaaaaatttaattaaagaaaatgCAGTTCTGCGAAAGCGCCATACTGCAGCATTTCAAAAATGTAACCTGCTTTGGAATAAAGCTAATAGaccaaaatcaaatgaaattaTTCAGAACATTTTAGGGCACACACTTAGCCGTCCAGGTATTACTCGATGGAATTCACTTTATGATTCTGTAAAGCAAATTCTAAAAGAAAAGGTCAAGCTCAATACACTTTTTAAGAAACTGGAACTGGAACCATTTAAAGGGACTGAACTTTTATTTTTAGAAGATTATTGTATGGTAATGGAACCTCTAGCCCATACATTGGATTTTCTTCAAGGAGAGCACGCGAACAACTCATTTTTTGGGTTCTTGTTACCGAGTTTATTATCtctaataaataaatatgaaaaaaaaagtagcGGTCCGTACCACATACAAATATGGAGGTGA